One Nitrospira sp. genomic window, TAGACTCGACACCGGGGGCAGGCACACGGATCTGTGCCTGGGTGCCCCTGAAACAGGAGCGTGTATGAGCAAGCCTCGCGTACTCTTGGCGGATGATCACGCGTTGGTGCTGGAAGGGTTCAGAAAGCTGCTGGAAGAGCATTGTCAGGTCGTAGGTTCCGTAGAGGATGGTCGTGCATTGCTTGATGCGGCGAAACGCTTGCAGCCGGACATTGTCGTTTTGGATATTTCAATGCCCAAACTGAATGGTCTTGATGCAGCCCGTCGGTTGCGAAAGATGATTCCCCAACCACGATTGATTTTTGTGACGGTTCATGCGGATCAGGACTATGTCACTCAAGCCTTCAAGGCTGGCGCCTCAGCCTACTTGCTGAAACGGTCGGCAGGATCCGAGCTCTTACAGGCCATTGATGCGGTGAAGAACGACAATTATTATATTACGTCGTTGATTGCCAAGGATCTGGTCCAAGCCGCC contains:
- a CDS encoding response regulator transcription factor, giving the protein MSKPRVLLADDHALVLEGFRKLLEEHCQVVGSVEDGRALLDAAKRLQPDIVVLDISMPKLNGLDAARRLRKMIPQPRLIFVTVHADQDYVTQAFKAGASAYLLKRSAGSELLQAIDAVKNDNYYITSLIAKDLVQAAIADTASGGGGQDRLPIRQREILQLVAEGLTLKEIASTLGLSPKTVEYHKAKLMEQLGLHTTAELTKYALAHGLTPSSE